In Symmachiella dynata, the following are encoded in one genomic region:
- the lpdA gene encoding dihydrolipoyl dehydrogenase, which yields MSDTELVVLGGGPGGYPAAFAAADAGMKVTLVDEGVKPGGVCLNRGCIPSKALLHVARLINESKESADWGVTFQPPEIDIDKIRDWKNRVVGQLTGGIEGLCKARGVELVRARGTFLDSNTLELKTEEGETSKLTFDKAIISTGSSPVIPGPLRIDDPRIMDSTGALALEDIPQRLLVVGGGYIGLEMGTVYAALGSKVTVVEMTDGLLPGADRDLVRPLAKRIDSQFHSVLLNTKVEKLVPGKDGITVELSGEVEEKSQLFDRVLISVGRSPNSRNLGLENTKVEITERGFLKVDDKRRTTDPSLMAIGDVAGDPMLAHKATYEAKVVVEALAGEPAAYHPYAIPAVVFTDPELAWCGLTEAEAKAEGREVNTFRFPWAASGRAQTLARTEGITKLISDPETDRILGVGIVGVGAGEMIAEGVLAIEMAAKVRDVAETIHAHPTMSETIMEAAEGLMGNATHVFRKKK from the coding sequence ATGTCTGATACGGAACTCGTCGTTTTGGGCGGCGGCCCCGGCGGTTACCCCGCTGCATTTGCGGCGGCCGATGCCGGAATGAAAGTCACCTTGGTTGACGAAGGCGTCAAACCGGGCGGAGTCTGCCTCAATCGTGGCTGCATCCCCTCCAAAGCCCTGTTGCACGTGGCACGGCTAATCAACGAATCAAAGGAGTCGGCCGACTGGGGTGTGACGTTTCAACCTCCGGAGATCGATATCGACAAAATCCGCGATTGGAAAAATCGCGTCGTTGGCCAACTCACCGGCGGCATCGAAGGACTTTGCAAAGCGCGGGGCGTCGAACTCGTTCGCGCGCGGGGAACGTTCCTCGACTCCAATACGTTGGAACTCAAAACCGAAGAAGGCGAGACGAGCAAGCTCACCTTCGACAAGGCGATTATCTCCACCGGGTCTTCCCCGGTCATTCCCGGTCCCTTGCGGATTGATGACCCCCGCATCATGGATTCCACCGGCGCCTTGGCGCTGGAAGACATTCCCCAGCGACTGTTGGTCGTCGGCGGAGGATACATCGGCCTGGAAATGGGCACGGTTTACGCCGCCCTCGGTTCCAAAGTCACCGTTGTAGAAATGACCGACGGACTGTTGCCGGGTGCCGACCGCGATCTCGTGCGGCCATTGGCCAAGCGAATCGATTCTCAATTCCATTCCGTACTGCTCAACACCAAGGTCGAAAAGCTGGTCCCCGGCAAAGATGGCATTACCGTCGAACTATCGGGCGAAGTCGAAGAGAAATCGCAGCTTTTCGATCGCGTCTTAATCTCCGTCGGCCGTTCGCCCAATAGCCGCAATTTGGGCTTGGAAAACACCAAAGTCGAAATCACTGAGCGGGGCTTTCTTAAAGTCGACGACAAACGTCGCACGACCGACCCCAGCCTCATGGCCATCGGTGACGTCGCCGGCGACCCGATGTTGGCCCACAAGGCGACCTATGAGGCCAAAGTCGTCGTGGAGGCATTGGCCGGTGAACCAGCCGCTTACCATCCCTATGCGATTCCCGCGGTGGTCTTCACAGATCCCGAATTGGCCTGGTGCGGACTCACCGAAGCTGAAGCCAAAGCCGAGGGCCGCGAGGTGAACACCTTCCGCTTCCCCTGGGCCGCCTCCGGCCGTGCGCAAACCTTAGCCCGCACTGAAGGGATCACCAAGTTGATCTCCGACCCGGAAACCGATCGCATACTGGGCGTCGGAATTGTCGGCGTCGGTGCCGGCGAAATGATTGCCGAAGGTGTACTGGCCATCGAAATGGCCGCCAAGGTCCGGGATGTCGCTGAAACGATCCACGCCCATCCCACCATGTCCGAAACCATCATGGAAGCCGCCGAAGGCCTGATGGGAAATGCAACGCACGTGTTCCGCAAGAAAAAATAG
- a CDS encoding ROK family transcriptional regulator, with translation MKSFVSSQPQLLSQMNERMVLRVLQANGPRSRAEVARLAGVTAPTVSKAVSSLLRSGMLEEFDSSETMRGRPAKRLRLAEDTAQVVGVVIDSPTCRIVTTGLDGRVGSGTHAEFKTPRTYGQLVEDIVEKISAMQLFGGVKTLGIGISMPGLFDSREGRSILSPNVPITNDSCLGQDLTERLGLECVVLQESDALCLAERHYGLARGVDDFAMLDASTGIGLGVLIGGRLLKGKSGLAGEIGHLPMVEDGLECGCGRRGCLETIASDRALARLVSQRVGREMSIEQIVEQVRTGGLDVTAEWEAVERSLAFALVTTINLFNPQTLFVHSRMLDIDDAFFERLIQRTASMALAPSFADCRIERARGSKREGAVAGIIEHLTDARVSESHAHSVNVL, from the coding sequence ATGAAAAGCTTTGTGTCATCCCAACCGCAATTGCTCAGCCAGATGAATGAGCGGATGGTGTTACGGGTCTTGCAGGCCAATGGGCCGCGCTCGCGGGCGGAGGTGGCGCGGTTGGCGGGTGTGACGGCGCCGACGGTGTCAAAAGCGGTTTCGTCGTTGTTGCGCTCGGGGATGTTGGAGGAGTTTGACAGCAGCGAAACGATGCGTGGCCGGCCCGCCAAACGACTGCGGTTGGCCGAAGATACGGCACAGGTCGTGGGTGTGGTGATTGATTCTCCCACCTGCCGTATTGTGACGACCGGTCTGGATGGCCGCGTTGGTTCGGGAACGCACGCGGAGTTTAAGACGCCGCGAACCTACGGGCAGTTGGTCGAGGATATTGTCGAAAAAATATCGGCGATGCAATTATTTGGCGGAGTGAAGACGCTAGGCATCGGGATTAGTATGCCGGGGCTGTTTGATTCGCGCGAGGGGCGTTCGATTCTTTCGCCCAATGTGCCGATCACCAACGACAGTTGTCTGGGGCAGGATTTGACCGAACGTCTAGGCTTGGAATGCGTCGTGCTGCAGGAGTCCGATGCGCTCTGTCTGGCGGAACGGCATTACGGTCTTGCCCGCGGGGTAGACGACTTTGCGATGCTCGATGCCAGTACGGGGATCGGTTTGGGTGTGTTAATTGGCGGACGTTTGCTGAAGGGCAAAAGCGGTCTGGCGGGTGAGATTGGTCATTTGCCAATGGTGGAGGATGGTCTGGAATGCGGTTGCGGGCGGCGGGGCTGTTTGGAGACCATTGCAAGTGACCGAGCATTAGCGCGGCTGGTTTCGCAACGGGTCGGCCGGGAAATGAGTATCGAGCAAATCGTCGAACAAGTCCGCACCGGAGGTCTGGATGTCACGGCCGAATGGGAGGCTGTTGAGCGGTCGCTGGCCTTCGCGCTGGTCACGACGATCAATTTGTTCAACCCGCAAACGCTGTTTGTGCACAGTCGCATGCTGGATATCGACGACGCGTTTTTTGAACGGTTGATTCAGCGGACGGCGTCGATGGCGCTGGCGCCGTCGTTTGCGGATTGCCGGATTGAACGGGCGCGCGGTAGCAAGCGCGAAGGGGCGGTCGCCGGAATCATTGAGCACCTGACCGACGCGCGCGTTTCGGAATCGCACGCACATTCGGTCAATGTGCTTTAA
- a CDS encoding DUF1501 domain-containing protein, whose protein sequence is MSNQKMFPCGKSRREFVWEMGGGFAGLALANLLSSDGFSPNRARAAEATANPTAVKEPQFPARAKACIFLMMNGAPSQVDTFDYKPELEKFAGKQLPADKKFINSGGRRMGYLTPAWRKFRPGGESGLLVSDYFPKVREHADKLCVINSCHTDSHAHGSALVAMNTGKTLIGRPSLGSWSVYGLGSENESLPGYVVILDKRGGPIGGQPNWSSGFMPATYAGTLFRPVGDPILDLKGPGHITSAVQREQLDLLAKINQRHLDARPGGRELSARISSYELAYRMQSATPEAVDLSQENEQTLEMYGVGKKPTDEYGRNCLIARRLVERGVRFIQLYSGGGHLEETWDAHESIEKNHGRHGAEVDQPIAALLTDLKQRGLLDETLVVWGGEFGRMPFSEGKDAPGRNHNPYGFSMWLAGGGVKGGTTYGETDEFGFEAVKNKVHLHDLHATILHAMGLDHEMLSYFHQGRDETLTDVGGQVIHDVFA, encoded by the coding sequence ATGTCGAATCAAAAAATGTTCCCTTGCGGCAAGAGCCGTCGCGAATTCGTGTGGGAGATGGGGGGCGGGTTCGCCGGTTTGGCGCTGGCGAATTTGTTGTCCAGTGATGGATTCTCCCCAAACCGCGCGCGTGCTGCCGAAGCGACTGCCAATCCGACAGCCGTTAAGGAGCCGCAGTTTCCGGCGCGGGCAAAGGCGTGCATTTTTTTGATGATGAATGGGGCGCCATCGCAGGTCGACACGTTTGACTACAAGCCGGAATTGGAGAAGTTCGCCGGCAAGCAATTGCCCGCTGACAAAAAGTTCATCAACTCCGGCGGGCGGCGCATGGGATATTTGACACCCGCGTGGAGAAAATTTCGCCCCGGTGGGGAAAGCGGGTTGTTGGTCTCGGACTATTTCCCCAAGGTCCGCGAACACGCCGATAAACTGTGCGTGATCAATTCCTGCCATACCGACAGCCACGCGCACGGCTCCGCGCTGGTGGCGATGAACACCGGCAAGACATTGATCGGTCGGCCGTCGCTGGGGAGTTGGAGCGTGTATGGTCTCGGCTCGGAGAACGAAAGCTTGCCGGGGTATGTGGTGATTCTCGACAAACGGGGCGGGCCGATTGGTGGGCAGCCGAATTGGTCGAGCGGATTCATGCCAGCGACTTATGCGGGGACGCTGTTTCGACCGGTAGGCGATCCGATCTTGGATCTGAAAGGTCCCGGGCACATTACGTCGGCCGTGCAGCGAGAACAGCTTGATTTGTTGGCCAAGATCAATCAACGTCATCTTGATGCGCGGCCCGGTGGGCGCGAGTTATCGGCCCGCATCAGCAGTTACGAACTCGCCTATCGCATGCAGTCGGCGACTCCCGAAGCGGTTGATTTGTCACAGGAAAACGAACAGACGCTTGAGATGTATGGCGTGGGCAAAAAACCGACCGACGAATATGGCCGCAACTGTTTGATTGCCCGGCGTCTGGTCGAACGGGGCGTGCGGTTTATTCAGCTTTATTCGGGGGGCGGCCATCTTGAAGAGACGTGGGATGCGCACGAAAGCATTGAAAAGAATCACGGCAGACACGGTGCGGAGGTTGACCAACCGATTGCGGCATTATTGACCGATCTAAAACAACGAGGGTTGTTGGATGAGACGTTGGTCGTCTGGGGCGGTGAATTTGGGCGCATGCCGTTTAGCGAAGGCAAAGATGCTCCGGGCCGCAATCACAATCCTTATGGATTCAGCATGTGGCTGGCCGGTGGGGGTGTCAAAGGGGGCACGACCTATGGCGAGACCGATGAGTTTGGTTTTGAAGCGGTGAAAAACAAAGTGCATTTGCACGATTTGCACGCGACAATTTTGCATGCGATGGGGCTGGACCATGAAATGTTGTCCTACTTCCATCAGGGGCGTGACGAGACTTTGACCGATGTGGGCGGCCAAGTGATCCACGACGTTTTTGCCTGA